In Agromyces sp. 3263, a single genomic region encodes these proteins:
- the lexA gene encoding transcriptional repressor LexA, translating into MDGTRTAGGQRRRKSLSAKQVAILEVIQRSVSSRGYPPSMREIGDAVGLSSLSSVTHQLNQLELAGYLRRDPNRPRALEVLIELPGAPGRNASAGEPVQVGDAAMVPLVGRIAAGIPITAEQQIDEVFPLPRQLVGKGDLFILKVVGDSMIDAAICDGDWVVVRSQRTAENGEIVAAMLDGEATVKVFRQRDGHTWLLPRNTAFEPILGDQAEVLGKVVAVLRAV; encoded by the coding sequence ATCGACGGAACGCGCACGGCGGGCGGCCAACGCCGCCGCAAGAGCCTGAGCGCGAAGCAGGTCGCCATCCTCGAGGTCATCCAGCGTTCCGTGTCGAGCCGTGGATATCCGCCGAGCATGCGCGAGATCGGCGACGCGGTGGGACTCTCCTCACTGTCGAGCGTGACGCATCAGCTCAACCAGCTCGAGCTCGCCGGATATCTTCGGCGCGACCCCAACCGTCCCCGAGCCCTCGAGGTGCTCATCGAGCTGCCCGGGGCACCCGGACGCAACGCCTCGGCGGGCGAGCCCGTGCAGGTGGGCGACGCCGCCATGGTTCCCCTGGTGGGGCGCATCGCCGCCGGCATCCCGATCACCGCCGAGCAGCAGATCGACGAGGTGTTCCCCCTCCCCCGTCAGCTCGTCGGCAAGGGCGACCTCTTCATCCTCAAGGTCGTCGGCGACTCCATGATCGATGCGGCGATCTGCGACGGCGACTGGGTCGTGGTGCGATCGCAGCGCACCGCGGAGAACGGCGAGATCGTGGCGGCCATGCTCGACGGCGAGGCGACCGTCAAGGTCTTCCGGCAGCGCGACGGCCACACGTGGCTGCTCCCCCGCAACACCGCGTTCGAGCCCATCCTCGGCGACCAGGCCGAGGTCCTCGGCAAGGTCGTCGCCGTGCTCCGCGCAGTCTGA
- a CDS encoding alpha/beta fold hydrolase, giving the protein MRLAVHESGEGAKTAVLIHGIMSDSRAWHRVTAELHAHGYRVLAVDLAGHGRSPRARRYSPAAWAHDVAETVEPMLDRAPDVVMGHSLGGLVASLVADRLAPRAAIYIDPAFSFPTGVKGWAFKAFFAVAPRPRRSALVRMNPRWSAVDVDIEVATLRDWDKRTILGFLDTRSLVPPARLVAPSLVVLAEKSLLITERVAAQMRSRGMTVATVKGTGHTVFRDDHAGFMDTVFGWLHGLGAPATKAATHRVLTAA; this is encoded by the coding sequence ATGCGACTCGCAGTGCACGAATCCGGCGAAGGTGCCAAGACCGCCGTGCTGATCCACGGGATCATGTCCGATTCACGGGCCTGGCACCGGGTGACGGCAGAGCTCCACGCGCACGGATATCGGGTGCTCGCGGTCGACCTCGCCGGGCATGGTCGCAGTCCCCGGGCGCGTCGTTACTCGCCGGCGGCCTGGGCGCACGACGTCGCGGAGACGGTCGAGCCGATGCTCGACCGGGCGCCCGACGTGGTCATGGGCCACTCGCTCGGCGGCCTCGTCGCGAGCCTCGTCGCCGACCGCCTGGCGCCCCGCGCAGCCATCTACATCGACCCGGCGTTCTCGTTCCCCACCGGAGTCAAGGGCTGGGCGTTCAAGGCGTTCTTCGCCGTGGCCCCGCGGCCCCGGAGATCGGCACTCGTGCGCATGAACCCCCGCTGGAGCGCGGTCGACGTCGACATCGAGGTCGCGACGCTTCGCGACTGGGACAAGCGGACCATCCTCGGATTCCTCGACACGAGGTCGCTCGTGCCGCCCGCCCGACTGGTGGCGCCCAGCCTCGTCGTGCTCGCCGAGAAGAGCCTCCTGATCACCGAGCGAGTCGCCGCGCAGATGCGAAGCCGGGGCATGACCGTCGCAACCGTGAAGGGAACCGGTCACACCGTGTTCCGCGACGACCACGCAGGCTTCATGGATACCGTGTTCGGGTGGCTGCACGGGCTCGGTGCACCGGCCACCAAGGCCGCGACGCACCGAGTGCTCACGGCCGCCTGA
- the metE gene encoding 5-methyltetrahydropteroyltriglutamate--homocysteine S-methyltransferase: MTAHSFPTGTILGYPRIGRRRELKKAVEAFWSGTIDASGLEAAAAELRAATRERLAALGLGRDDSSIPESFSYYDQVLDAAIAVGAVPERFRRLQDESGRVDLAGYFTIARGEGEDAPLEMTKWFDSNYHYLVPEIGPDTAFSLHADRILAEFAEAKAAGFLTRPVIVGPVTFLLLAKAADGAPEGFRPIDRLADLVPVYAALLAELQAAGAAWVQLDEPALVSESIDESRDRVLEAIGQAYDELGSAEQRPSIFVAAPYGALGDALPALAAAPVEAISLDLVRGTAPEQLDPATEESLASKTLVAGVVDGHNIWRGDLAHAFERADALRSFSGDVAVSTSTSLLHVPHDVEDESELDPRLVSWLAFADQKVAQVATLARGLAEGREAIASELDAASAALADRAGAPGVRVPSVRARLAGLADRDFARDAYDERVAAQESLDLPELPTTTIGSFPQTADIRRARARLLKGELTDAEYRGLMREEIERVIRLQEELGLDVLVHGEPERNDMVQYFAELLDGFAVTQHGWVQSYGSRCTRPSILWGDVSRPAPMTVEWSTYAQSLTEKPVKGMLTGPVTILAWSFVRDDQPLGDTARQVALALRDEIGDLEQAGIRVIQVDEPALRELLPLKLADQPAYLDWSVGSFRLATGGAGAATQVHTHLCYSEFGVVIDAIRNLDADVTSIEAARSRMEVVDDLSTSGFDHGIGPGVYDIHSPRVPSAAEVQSLLERAVAEIPASKLWVNPDCGLKTRGYEETVASLEHIIQATRAVRAELPQPALAK, translated from the coding sequence ATGACCGCACACTCCTTCCCCACCGGCACGATCCTGGGCTACCCGCGCATCGGGCGCCGCCGCGAGCTGAAGAAGGCCGTGGAGGCCTTCTGGTCGGGCACGATCGACGCGAGCGGGCTCGAGGCCGCCGCCGCCGAGCTCCGTGCGGCCACGCGCGAGCGCCTCGCAGCCCTCGGCCTGGGCCGTGACGACTCCTCCATCCCCGAGTCGTTCTCCTACTACGACCAGGTGCTCGACGCCGCGATCGCGGTGGGCGCCGTGCCCGAGCGGTTCCGCCGGCTGCAGGACGAGTCGGGCCGCGTCGACCTCGCCGGGTACTTCACCATCGCCCGTGGCGAGGGCGAGGACGCGCCGCTCGAGATGACGAAGTGGTTCGACTCGAACTACCACTACCTCGTGCCCGAGATCGGGCCTGACACCGCGTTCTCCCTGCACGCCGACCGGATTCTCGCGGAGTTCGCCGAGGCCAAGGCCGCGGGGTTCCTCACCCGCCCGGTCATCGTCGGACCCGTCACGTTCCTCCTCCTCGCGAAGGCCGCCGACGGTGCCCCCGAGGGCTTCCGGCCGATCGACCGCCTCGCCGACCTGGTGCCCGTGTACGCGGCGCTCCTCGCCGAGCTGCAGGCGGCCGGTGCCGCGTGGGTGCAGCTCGACGAGCCGGCGCTCGTGAGCGAGAGCATCGACGAGTCGCGCGACCGGGTCCTCGAGGCGATCGGCCAGGCGTACGACGAGCTGGGCTCCGCCGAGCAGCGGCCGTCGATCTTCGTGGCCGCGCCCTACGGCGCGCTCGGCGACGCGCTGCCCGCGCTGGCGGCCGCGCCCGTCGAGGCCATCTCGCTCGACCTCGTGCGCGGCACCGCGCCCGAGCAGCTCGACCCGGCGACCGAGGAGTCGCTGGCGTCGAAGACCCTCGTCGCGGGCGTGGTCGACGGCCACAACATCTGGCGGGGCGACCTCGCGCACGCGTTCGAGCGGGCCGACGCGCTCCGCTCCTTCTCGGGCGACGTGGCCGTCTCGACCTCCACCTCGCTGCTGCACGTGCCGCACGACGTCGAGGACGAGTCCGAGCTCGACCCGCGCCTCGTGAGCTGGCTCGCGTTCGCCGACCAGAAGGTCGCCCAGGTCGCGACGTTGGCACGGGGGCTCGCCGAGGGACGTGAGGCCATCGCGAGCGAGCTCGACGCGGCATCCGCGGCCCTCGCCGACCGTGCCGGTGCGCCCGGGGTGCGCGTGCCCTCGGTGCGTGCACGACTGGCCGGCCTCGCCGATCGCGACTTCGCCCGTGACGCCTACGACGAGCGGGTCGCCGCCCAGGAGTCGCTCGACCTCCCCGAGCTGCCCACCACGACCATCGGATCGTTCCCGCAGACGGCCGACATCCGCCGTGCGCGCGCACGTCTGCTGAAGGGCGAGTTGACGGATGCCGAGTACCGCGGGCTCATGCGCGAGGAGATCGAACGCGTCATCCGCCTGCAGGAGGAACTGGGCCTCGACGTGCTCGTGCACGGCGAGCCCGAGCGCAACGACATGGTGCAGTACTTCGCCGAGCTCCTCGACGGGTTCGCGGTCACGCAGCACGGTTGGGTGCAGTCCTATGGATCGCGCTGTACGCGCCCGTCGATCCTCTGGGGCGACGTCTCCCGTCCGGCGCCGATGACGGTGGAGTGGTCGACGTACGCCCAGTCGCTCACCGAGAAGCCGGTCAAGGGCATGCTCACCGGTCCGGTGACGATCCTCGCGTGGTCGTTCGTGCGTGACGACCAGCCGCTCGGCGACACCGCGCGCCAGGTCGCTCTGGCACTGCGCGACGAGATCGGCGACCTCGAGCAGGCGGGCATCCGGGTCATCCAGGTCGATGAGCCGGCGCTGCGCGAACTGCTCCCGCTGAAGCTCGCCGACCAGCCCGCCTACCTCGACTGGTCGGTCGGCTCGTTCCGGCTCGCGACAGGCGGCGCCGGTGCGGCGACGCAGGTGCACACGCACCTCTGCTACTCGGAGTTCGGCGTGGTCATCGACGCGATCCGCAACCTCGACGCGGACGTGACCTCGATCGAGGCCGCCCGCAGCCGCATGGAGGTCGTCGACGACCTGTCGACGAGCGGCTTCGACCACGGCATCGGCCCGGGCGTCTACGACATCCACTCGCCGCGCGTGCCGAGCGCCGCCGAGGTGCAGTCGCTCCTCGAGCGGGCGGTCGCGGAGATCCCGGCATCCAAGCTGTGGGTCAACCCCGACTGCGGTCTGAAGACCCGCGGCTACGAGGAGACCGTGGCGTCGCTGGAGCACATCATCCAGGCGACCCGCGCCGTGCGCGCCGAGCTGCCCCAGCCCGCGCTCGCGAAGTAG
- a CDS encoding methylenetetrahydrofolate reductase, with product MAQTGPDAGGADCRDRPPVSFELFPPRTDAAALALGRTIDKLAEADPAFISVTFGAGGSSRDRSLTVLRYMLEHTDVEPMAHLTCVGSSHAEANRLVREFLDAGITSFLALRGDPPAGADASPDAGIGDLDSAAELVQLIHRVQEEREPFGQVGIPGLPGVRQIGERPRPERVAVATFPTGHPRSRGVAQDVDTLLAKEIAGANLAITQLFWRAEDYLGFVDRARAGGVTIPILPGIMPVTTPARLARLTELTGVEPPASLAIDLEIEPDAAAQAELGIEFATRLASDVLAGGAPGLHLYTFNRHEAVLDVLDRLGIGVNDRLVNERNTTER from the coding sequence ATGGCCCAGACCGGACCGGACGCCGGAGGCGCGGACTGTCGGGACCGCCCGCCGGTCTCCTTCGAGCTGTTCCCGCCCCGGACGGATGCCGCTGCGCTCGCGCTCGGTCGCACGATCGACAAGCTCGCCGAGGCGGATCCCGCGTTCATCTCGGTGACGTTCGGCGCGGGCGGCTCGTCGCGCGACCGTTCCCTGACCGTGCTCCGCTACATGCTCGAACACACCGACGTCGAGCCGATGGCGCACCTCACCTGCGTGGGCTCCTCGCACGCCGAGGCCAATCGCCTGGTGCGCGAGTTCCTCGACGCGGGCATCACGAGCTTCCTCGCGCTGCGCGGTGACCCGCCCGCGGGCGCCGACGCCTCTCCCGACGCCGGCATCGGCGACCTCGACAGCGCAGCCGAGCTGGTGCAGCTCATCCACCGGGTGCAGGAGGAGCGCGAGCCCTTCGGCCAGGTCGGCATCCCGGGCCTGCCCGGCGTCAGGCAGATCGGTGAGCGGCCGAGGCCCGAGCGCGTCGCGGTGGCGACGTTCCCCACGGGACATCCGCGATCGCGCGGAGTCGCCCAGGACGTCGACACGCTGCTCGCCAAGGAGATCGCGGGAGCCAACCTCGCCATCACGCAGCTGTTCTGGCGCGCCGAGGACTACCTCGGCTTCGTCGACCGGGCCCGCGCCGGCGGGGTGACGATCCCGATCCTGCCCGGCATCATGCCGGTCACCACGCCCGCCCGGCTCGCCCGGCTCACCGAGCTCACGGGCGTCGAGCCGCCGGCGTCCCTCGCGATCGACCTCGAGATCGAACCGGATGCCGCGGCGCAGGCCGAGCTCGGCATCGAATTCGCCACCCGGCTCGCCTCCGACGTGCTCGCGGGCGGCGCACCGGGCCTCCACCTGTACACCTTCAACCGCCATGAGGCCGTGCTCGACGTGCTCGACCGGCTCGGGATCGGCGTCAACGACCGACTCGTCAACGAGAGGAACACCACAGAACGATGA